From Xylocopilactobacillus apis, a single genomic window includes:
- a CDS encoding type Z 30S ribosomal protein S14: MAKKALIEKNKRPAKFSTQNYTRCARCGRPHSVYQKFHLCRLCIRELAHKGQIPGMHKASW, from the coding sequence TTGGCTAAAAAGGCTTTAATAGAAAAAAATAAAAGACCTGCAAAGTTCTCAACTCAGAACTATACACGCTGTGCTCGTTGTGGTCGTCCGCACTCTGTATATCAGAAATTTCATCTTTGCCGGTTGTGTATTCGTGAATTGGCTCATAAAGGACAAATTCCTGGAATGCATAAAGCAAGTTGGTAA
- the rplE gene encoding 50S ribosomal protein L5 → MENRLKKKYVEEITPSLIEKFNYKSIMQAPSLVKIVINMGVGDAVSNSRFLDEAVSELKLISGQQPIITKAKHSIAGFRLREGNSIGTKVTLRGERMYDFLDKLINVSLPRVRDFHGISAKSFDGRGNYTLGIKEQLIFPEINFDDVNKVRGMDIVIVTTANTDEEALELLTQLGMPFAR, encoded by the coding sequence ATGGAAAATCGGTTAAAGAAAAAATATGTTGAAGAAATTACCCCTTCATTGATCGAAAAGTTTAATTACAAATCTATTATGCAGGCACCATCGTTAGTTAAAATCGTAATTAATATGGGTGTTGGAGATGCTGTTTCGAATTCTCGGTTCTTAGATGAGGCAGTAAGTGAATTAAAACTTATTTCAGGTCAACAGCCTATTATCACAAAAGCAAAGCATTCAATTGCCGGCTTTAGATTACGTGAAGGAAATTCAATCGGAACAAAGGTTACACTTCGTGGTGAACGGATGTATGATTTCTTGGATAAGTTAATTAATGTTTCACTTCCACGAGTTCGTGATTTTCATGGAATTAGTGCTAAATCTTTTGATGGACGTGGAAATTACACTTTAGGTATTAAAGAACAATTAATTTTCCCAGAAATCAATTTTGATGATGTTAACAAAGTTAGAGGAATGGATATCGTTATCGTAACAACAGCAAATACTGATGAAGAAGCGCTTGAGCTTTTAACTCAGTTAGGCATGCCGTTTGCTAGATAA
- the rplX gene encoding 50S ribosomal protein L24 has product MYLKKLDKVQVVRGKSVDKGKVGTIKKVFRDKNRVIVEGVNMVKKHVKPNNTDTQGGVIETEAPIDASNVMLLDPKTNKPTRIGIEVRDGKKIRIAKKSGEAIDKA; this is encoded by the coding sequence TTGTATTTGAAAAAGCTTGATAAGGTTCAAGTAGTACGCGGTAAGTCAGTTGATAAAGGCAAAGTCGGAACAATTAAAAAAGTTTTTAGAGACAAAAACCGGGTCATCGTTGAAGGCGTCAATATGGTTAAGAAACATGTGAAACCAAACAATACTGATACTCAAGGCGGTGTCATTGAAACTGAAGCACCAATTGATGCTTCAAACGTAATGCTGCTTGATCCAAAAACGAATAAGCCAACACGAATAGGAATTGAAGTTCGTGATGGTAAAAAAATTAGAATCGCCAAAAAATCTGGCGAAGCGATTGATAAGGCATAG
- the rpsQ gene encoding 30S ribosomal protein S17 has protein sequence MTAEERNSRKVYQGQVISDKGDKTITVEVDTRKTHPIYKKLIKYSKKYYAHDEKNEAKVGDIVRIMETRPLSKTKRFRLVEIVKKAEIV, from the coding sequence ATGACAGCTGAAGAGAGAAACAGTCGTAAAGTCTATCAAGGACAAGTTATTTCTGATAAGGGCGATAAGACGATCACTGTCGAGGTCGACACCAGAAAAACCCATCCGATTTATAAGAAATTAATCAAATATTCCAAGAAGTACTATGCTCATGATGAAAAGAATGAAGCTAAAGTTGGGGATATTGTTCGGATTATGGAAACTCGTCCGCTTTCAAAGACTAAAAGATTTCGTTTAGTTGAAATCGTTAAGAAAGCAGAAATTGTATAA
- the rpmC gene encoding 50S ribosomal protein L29 — protein MKASEIRKLSTSEMIAKEKEYRTELFNLRFQQATGNVTNTARLKKVKRNIARILTILTEQKKGES, from the coding sequence GTGAAAGCAAGTGAGATAAGAAAACTTTCTACATCTGAGATGATTGCCAAGGAAAAAGAATATCGAACTGAATTATTCAATTTGAGATTTCAACAAGCAACTGGCAATGTCACAAACACCGCTCGCTTGAAGAAAGTCAAGAGAAACATTGCAAGAATTTTGACAATCTTAACAGAGCAAAAGAAAGGTGAAAGTTAA
- the rplP gene encoding 50S ribosomal protein L16: MLVPKRVKHRREFRGKMRGEAKGGKEIAFGEYGIKALENHWITNRQIEAARIAMTRYMKRGGKVWIKIFPHKSYTSKGVGVRMGNGKGAPEGWVAVVKREKVLFEVAGVPEEVAREALRLASNKLPIKTKFVTRAETTETDGDK; the protein is encoded by the coding sequence ATGCTGGTACCTAAACGTGTAAAACACCGTCGTGAATTCCGCGGTAAAATGCGTGGTGAAGCTAAAGGCGGAAAAGAAATTGCATTTGGTGAATACGGAATTAAAGCTTTAGAGAATCACTGGATTACAAACCGCCAAATTGAAGCAGCCCGTATTGCAATGACTCGTTATATGAAACGTGGCGGTAAAGTTTGGATTAAGATTTTCCCACATAAGTCTTATACATCTAAAGGTGTAGGGGTTCGTATGGGTAATGGTAAAGGTGCTCCTGAAGGTTGGGTTGCAGTAGTAAAAAGAGAAAAGGTTCTTTTTGAAGTTGCTGGAGTCCCTGAAGAAGTAGCACGTGAAGCTTTGCGCTTGGCATCAAATAAATTGCCAATTAAGACAAAATTTGTGACTCGTGCGGAGACGACCGAAACGGATGGTGATAAATAG
- the rpsC gene encoding 30S ribosomal protein S3, whose product MGQKINPIGFRVGVIRDYEDKWYAEKDFAKYLIEDIELRKYIFKRLASASVSHVEIERASNMVNVFIHTAKPGMVIGKGGSEVEILRHDLSNLTKSTVHVNIVEIKKPDLDAHLVGESIASQLEARIAFRRAQRQAMQRVMRAGALGVKTQISGRLNGADMARREKHSLGSVPLHTLRADIDYSWDEAITTYGKLGVKTWIYRGEVLPGKPRVNLAEEGRPQRGNQRRGGNRGNNRNNNRSNNRNNRRSNNNGR is encoded by the coding sequence TTGGGTCAAAAGATTAATCCAATTGGATTTAGAGTTGGTGTTATCCGCGATTATGAAGACAAATGGTATGCAGAAAAAGATTTTGCTAAATATCTAATCGAGGATATCGAACTAAGAAAATATATTTTCAAACGTTTAGCAAGTGCTTCAGTTTCTCACGTTGAAATTGAAAGAGCATCAAATATGGTTAATGTTTTTATCCATACTGCTAAACCAGGAATGGTTATTGGTAAAGGCGGAAGTGAAGTTGAAATTTTACGTCATGACCTTTCTAATTTAACTAAAAGCACTGTCCATGTTAATATCGTGGAAATTAAGAAACCGGATCTTGATGCACATTTAGTTGGTGAAAGTATTGCTAGCCAATTGGAAGCCCGTATTGCATTTAGACGTGCTCAAAGGCAAGCAATGCAAAGAGTTATGAGAGCCGGAGCTTTGGGAGTTAAAACACAGATTTCAGGTCGTTTAAATGGTGCTGATATGGCTCGCCGTGAGAAACATTCACTTGGAAGTGTTCCACTGCATACTTTAAGAGCAGACATCGATTATTCATGGGATGAAGCAATTACTACTTACGGTAAATTAGGTGTTAAGACTTGGATTTACCGTGGTGAAGTATTGCCAGGTAAGCCAAGAGTTAACTTGGCTGAAGAAGGCCGTCCTCAAAGAGGAAACCAACGACGCGGCGGCAATCGTGGAAATAATCGAAATAATAATCGTAGTAATAATCGAAATAATAGACGATCTAACAATAACGGTCGTTAA
- the rplV gene encoding 50S ribosomal protein L22 yields MADDKGEVITSARATAKTVRIAPRKARLVVDLIRGKKVAEAYAILKFTPRGASPVVYKVLHSAVANAVNNFDLDAQDLYVSEAFVDEGPTMKRFRPRAKGSASAIHKRTSHITLVVKQNEE; encoded by the coding sequence ATGGCTGATGATAAAGGTGAAGTAATTACTTCTGCTCGTGCGACAGCAAAAACGGTCCGAATTGCTCCACGCAAGGCAAGACTTGTTGTTGATTTAATCCGTGGCAAAAAAGTTGCTGAAGCATATGCAATTTTAAAATTTACCCCACGTGGTGCATCTCCAGTTGTATATAAAGTATTGCACTCTGCGGTAGCAAACGCGGTTAATAATTTTGACTTAGATGCTCAGGATCTTTATGTTTCAGAAGCGTTTGTTGATGAAGGTCCTACAATGAAACGCTTTAGACCAAGAGCCAAAGGCTCAGCGTCTGCAATTCATAAAAGAACTAGTCACATTACGTTGGTTGTTAAACAGAACGAAGAGTAA
- the rpsS gene encoding 30S ribosomal protein S19 produces MTRSLKKGPFADEHLLKKVDAQKDQEKKQIIRTWSRRSTIFPSFIGYTIAVYDGRKHVPVYIQEDMVGHKLGEFVPTRTFKGHSGEDRKTGKK; encoded by the coding sequence ATGACTCGTAGTTTAAAAAAGGGTCCTTTTGCTGATGAACATTTGCTGAAAAAGGTTGATGCTCAAAAGGATCAAGAAAAGAAACAGATTATTAGGACTTGGTCTCGCCGTTCAACGATTTTTCCTTCGTTTATTGGATATACAATCGCTGTTTATGATGGCCGTAAACATGTCCCAGTTTATATTCAAGAAGACATGGTTGGACATAAGTTAGGCGAATTTGTACCAACTCGTACTTTTAAAGGACACTCTGGTGAAGATCGTAAAACAGGGAAGAAATAA
- the rplB gene encoding 50S ribosomal protein L2, which yields MGIIKYKPTTNGRRNMTSSDFAEITKTKPEKSLVQSKAKKAGRNSQGHITVRHIGGGHKRKYRIIDFKRQKDGVEATVKAIEYDPNRSANIALLFYADGIKTYILAPKGLEVGQKIVSGENVDIKVGNAMPLSSIPDGTLIHNIELKPGKGGQLVRSAGTSAQVLGKEGNYVSVRLQSGEMRNILARNRATIGEVGNEQHELIKLGKAGRKRWMGIRPTVRGSVMNPNDHPHGGGEGKAPIGRPSPVSIWGKKTLGKKTRNTKAKSEKFIIRHRNHK from the coding sequence TTGGGAATCATTAAGTATAAACCGACTACAAATGGTCGCCGGAATATGACTTCCTCAGACTTTGCTGAAATTACGAAAACGAAACCAGAAAAATCATTGGTTCAATCGAAAGCTAAAAAAGCTGGGCGTAATTCTCAAGGTCATATTACGGTACGTCATATTGGCGGAGGCCATAAGAGAAAATATCGGATTATTGATTTTAAACGACAAAAAGATGGCGTAGAGGCAACTGTCAAAGCGATTGAATATGATCCAAATCGAAGTGCTAATATCGCATTGCTTTTCTATGCCGATGGTATTAAAACATACATTTTAGCTCCAAAAGGACTAGAAGTAGGTCAAAAGATTGTTTCAGGCGAGAATGTTGATATTAAAGTCGGTAACGCCATGCCTCTTTCAAGCATTCCAGATGGTACTTTAATCCATAACATCGAATTGAAGCCTGGCAAAGGCGGACAATTGGTTCGCTCAGCAGGAACTTCAGCTCAGGTTTTAGGTAAAGAAGGAAATTATGTTTCTGTTCGTCTCCAATCGGGCGAAATGCGTAACATTTTAGCAAGAAACCGTGCAACAATTGGTGAAGTCGGAAATGAACAGCATGAGTTAATCAAGCTTGGAAAAGCTGGTCGTAAGCGTTGGATGGGAATTCGCCCAACTGTTCGTGGATCAGTTATGAACCCTAACGATCACCCACATGGTGGTGGTGAAGGTAAAGCTCCTATTGGACGTCCATCGCCAGTATCAATTTGGGGTAAGAAGACCTTAGGTAAGAAGACACGTAATACAAAAGCGAAATCAGAGAAATTCATTATTCGCCATCGGAATCATAAGTAG
- the rplW gene encoding 50S ribosomal protein L23, translated as MSDNAHDVIKTPVITEKAMDLMGERKYTFLVAPGSNKIQIRHAVEEIFDVKVKEVNLMNIRKKFRRYGKYSGYKAGKRKAIITLTADSKEIPVLNNNQASDEKQDQSTDKK; from the coding sequence ATGAGTGATAATGCACATGACGTCATTAAGACACCAGTGATCACTGAAAAGGCCATGGATCTCATGGGTGAACGTAAATATACGTTTTTAGTTGCTCCAGGCTCTAATAAGATCCAAATCCGCCATGCAGTTGAAGAAATTTTTGATGTAAAAGTTAAAGAAGTAAATTTAATGAACATCCGTAAGAAGTTTCGTCGTTATGGCAAGTATAGCGGTTATAAAGCAGGCAAGCGGAAGGCAATCATTACTTTAACTGCTGACTCAAAAGAAATTCCAGTCTTGAACAACAATCAGGCATCTGATGAAAAACAAGACCAAAGTACTGATAAGAAATAA
- the rplD gene encoding 50S ribosomal protein L4, with translation MTEITLYRQDGSENGKVTLSDSIFGIEPNEHVVFDAVVMQRASLRQGNSNVLNRSAVSGGGRKPWRQKGTGRARQGSIRSPQWKGGGVVFGPHPRSYSYKLPKKVRRLALKSVLSQKVKDQDLIVVEDLNFESPKTKEFVEFMKNIKADGNSALIAVESENENAVLSGRNIQKVRFVTPTGINVLNILQGKKLILTKKALEIIEEVFA, from the coding sequence ATGACGGAAATTACTTTATATCGTCAAGATGGTTCCGAAAATGGGAAAGTAACACTTAGTGATTCTATTTTTGGGATTGAACCAAATGAACATGTAGTTTTTGACGCAGTTGTAATGCAAAGAGCAAGCTTACGCCAAGGAAATTCTAACGTATTAAATCGTTCAGCAGTTTCTGGCGGTGGTAGAAAACCATGGCGTCAAAAAGGGACGGGTCGAGCACGTCAGGGCTCAATTCGTTCACCACAATGGAAAGGCGGAGGTGTTGTCTTTGGACCACATCCACGCAGTTATTCATATAAATTACCGAAGAAAGTTCGTCGTTTAGCACTTAAATCAGTTCTTTCTCAAAAGGTTAAAGATCAAGATTTGATCGTTGTTGAAGATTTGAATTTTGAGTCACCTAAAACAAAAGAATTTGTTGAATTTATGAAAAACATTAAGGCTGATGGCAATTCTGCTTTGATCGCTGTTGAATCAGAGAATGAAAATGCAGTTCTTTCTGGTCGTAATATTCAAAAAGTTCGCTTTGTAACTCCAACAGGAATTAATGTTTTAAACATTTTACAAGGCAAGAAATTGATCTTGACAAAGAAAGCTCTTGAGATCATTGAGGAGGTATTCGCATGA
- the rplC gene encoding 50S ribosomal protein L3: MATKAILGRKIGMTQIFDENGELIPVSVIDVSPNTVLQVKTMEHDGYDAVQLGTGEKRDVLSNKPEQGHAKKAQSKPKRFVKEIRGLELGEDEFGSQELTIKVDQFATGELVDVTGTSKGHGYQGNIKKDNQSRGPETHGSRYHRIPGSMGAIINRVFPGKKLPGRMGNHTVTMQNLVIAKIDAERNLLLIKGNVPGANKSFVTVKNAVKAVTK; the protein is encoded by the coding sequence ATGGCAACTAAAGCAATACTTGGCCGAAAGATTGGTATGACACAAATCTTTGATGAGAATGGTGAACTGATCCCTGTTTCTGTTATCGATGTATCACCAAATACAGTGTTACAAGTTAAGACAATGGAACATGATGGTTATGATGCCGTTCAGCTTGGCACGGGAGAGAAACGTGATGTTCTCAGCAATAAGCCTGAACAAGGCCACGCAAAGAAGGCTCAATCTAAGCCGAAACGTTTCGTAAAAGAAATTCGTGGATTGGAATTGGGAGAAGATGAATTCGGATCTCAAGAATTAACTATCAAAGTTGACCAATTTGCAACTGGAGAATTAGTAGACGTGACTGGTACAAGTAAAGGTCATGGTTATCAGGGAAATATCAAGAAGGATAATCAATCTCGTGGACCTGAAACTCACGGTTCTCGTTATCACAGAATTCCTGGTTCAATGGGTGCAATCATAAATCGTGTTTTCCCAGGTAAAAAGTTACCGGGTAGAATGGGTAACCATACGGTCACAATGCAAAATCTAGTGATCGCGAAGATCGATGCTGAACGCAATTTACTTTTAATTAAAGGTAATGTTCCGGGAGCAAATAAATCATTCGTAACTGTTAAAAATGCCGTAAAAGCGGTCACTAAGTAA
- the rpsJ gene encoding 30S ribosomal protein S10, which produces MANQKIRIRLKAYEHGILDQSAEKIVETAKRTGASISGPIPLPTERSLYTVLTSPHKHKDSREQFEMLTHKRLIDILNPTPKTVDALMKLDLPSGVDIEIKL; this is translated from the coding sequence ATGGCAAATCAAAAAATTAGAATTAGATTAAAGGCCTATGAGCACGGCATTCTTGATCAGTCCGCTGAAAAGATTGTTGAAACTGCTAAACGGACAGGCGCTAGTATTTCTGGCCCAATCCCGCTGCCGACAGAAAGATCTTTGTATACGGTCTTAACGTCCCCACATAAACATAAAGATTCACGGGAACAGTTTGAGATGCTTACTCATAAGAGACTAATCGATATTTTAAATCCAACACCAAAAACAGTTGATGCCCTGATGAAGTTAGATCTTCCAAGCGGCGTTGATATTGAAATCAAACTATAA
- a CDS encoding O-acetyl-ADP-ribose deacetylase, with translation MIKIKIIQGDITKSSVDAIVNAANTTLMGGGGVDGAIHHASGPKLDEACAKLHGCKTGEAKTTPGFNLPAKFIIHTPGPIWRGGHSNERELLRNSYKNCLKEAEKHQCASVDFPSISTGVYHFPLNEAAQIAISSIKEFKAHFIKQIRIVAFDPVTKTAYEKALKDKEK, from the coding sequence ATGATAAAAATTAAAATTATTCAAGGTGATATTACCAAAAGTTCCGTTGACGCAATCGTTAATGCCGCAAACACCACTTTAATGGGCGGTGGCGGCGTCGACGGAGCAATTCATCACGCTAGTGGTCCGAAGTTAGATGAGGCCTGTGCAAAACTACACGGTTGCAAAACCGGTGAAGCTAAAACTACTCCTGGTTTTAATCTTCCAGCCAAATTTATTATTCACACTCCTGGGCCAATTTGGCGCGGTGGTCATAGTAATGAAAGAGAATTGCTTAGAAATAGTTATAAAAATTGTTTGAAAGAAGCAGAAAAACATCAATGTGCCTCTGTCGATTTTCCCTCAATCAGTACTGGTGTCTATCACTTTCCTTTAAATGAAGCTGCCCAGATCGCAATTTCATCAATTAAAGAATTTAAAGCCCATTTTATAAAACAGATTCGCATTGTCGCTTTTGATCCTGTAACAAAAACAGCATATGAAAAGGCTCTTAAAGATAAAGAAAAATAG